The proteins below are encoded in one region of Girardinichthys multiradiatus isolate DD_20200921_A chromosome 19, DD_fGirMul_XY1, whole genome shotgun sequence:
- the sdsl gene encoding serine dehydratase-like, translated as MNCTMSKRFHLNTPLLENVSMSKQLGTTVYLKMENSQPSGSFKIRGIGHFCQQLARQSRGVVCSSGGNAGMAAAFVARKMGLPATVVVPSSTSQLVVRRLQDQGATVRIVGKVWDDANAEALRLAKTEELTFVPPFDHPLLWEGHASLIVEAAASLGPGVKPGAVLLSVGGGGLLCGVIHGLKDVGWMDVPIIAMETVGADCFNAAIKAGKVVTLVDITSEATCLGAKTVCQRAFEYSQSSELTIISELVTDQEALHAIQMFLDEERVLVEMACGAALAAVYSGLIPRLQNQGRLPTPLGPLLVIVCGGSSINMEQLSSLKQKLRS; from the exons ATGAACTGCACCATGTCAAAACGTTTTCATCTGAACACACCTCTGCTGGAGAACGTCAGCATGTCCAAACAGCTGGGAACCACCGTCTATTTGAAGATGGAAAATTCTCAGCCCTCCGGTTCCTTCAAGATCCGTGGGATAGGACACTTCTGTCAGCAG CTCGCCAGACAGTCCAGAGGAGTTGTCTGTTCTTCAG GTGGGAACGCAGGTATGGCTGCAGCCTTCGTGGCCAGAAAAATGGGGCTTCCAGCTACAGTCGTAGTTCCCTCCTCCACCTCTCAGCTGGTGGTCAGGAGACTCCAGGATCAAGGTGCTACTGTCAGGATTGTGGGGAag GTTTGGGATGATGCCAATGCAGAAGCTCTTAGactggcaaaaacagaagagcTGACCTTCGTTCCTCCATTTGATCACCCTCTGCTTTG GGAGGGCCACGCGTCTCTGATAGTCGAGGCTGCGGCCTCTTTGGGCCCCGGTGTGAAGCCCGGGGCCGTCCTGCTCTCTGTGGGAGGCGGAGGACTCCTGTGTGGGGTCATCCACGGTCTAAAGGATGTTGGCTGGATGGATGTGCCTATCATCGCCATGGAAACAGTCGGGGCAGACTGTTTCAACGCTGCGATTAAAGCGGGGAAGGTGGTAACCTTGGTAGACATCACCAG TGAGGCGACGTGTCTTGGAGCGAAGACGGTATGCCAGAGAGCTTTCGAGTACAGCCAGAGCAGCGAGCTGACCATCATCTCTGAGCTGGTGACTGACCAGGAGGCGCTGCATGCCATCCAGATGTTCCTGG ATGAGGAGCGGGTGCTGGTGGAGATGGCTTGTGGGGCAGCGCTAGCAGCCGTCTACAGCGGACTGATACCCAGATTACAGAACCAAG gTCGTCTGCCGACTCCCTTGGGCCCCCTGCTGGTGATTGTTTGcggtggcagcagcatcaacatgGAGCAGCTGAGCAGCCTCAAACAGAAGCTGAGGAGCTAA